The Drosophila innubila isolate TH190305 chromosome 2L unlocalized genomic scaffold, UK_Dinn_1.0 4_B_2L, whole genome shotgun sequence genome segment TTTCAAATCTTTTATgatcattataattttattttcaaataggGGAAAGAAAGTTTTAAGTCTCCACTGGATTACTATCGATAGCGGGACACATAAAGTATAAGATATATTGGCTTAGCTATCGATAGTTCTCCAATTTTATTTGTCCATATCTAGTATCATAGCATGGAACTTATCGATCATCTCCTGGTAGTCCTTGAAACCCGCCAAATCCTTTGCCGCGTCTTTGGCCAACCATTTAAGCTCTGAATGCTCCTCGGATAGAATGACGGGCTGGTTTGGGTTTCGAAGCTCCGCTAGCCAATAAATAACTATCTTGGGTTTTCCTTTGACTTCGTAATTCAGTGTGACTTGCTTGTCCCGGTAGATAATCAAATCCTTTTCGTCATAACTGCAAATAAGATTTGTTATCAACATGCCACCGTTTGATTTCTAATACACTTGCCCGGCTTCCTCCTTTGTTTCGCGCAGGGCAGTGGTAAAATCATCTTCGCCGGGATCCACATGACCTTTAGGTGCGCTCCAGTGGAAGTCGCCATACGAAGCttttaacaacaaatattcaatttgtcCACACAGGCGacgaaaaagaagaaaaccaGCTGCTCTCCTGCCCATGTTGattgtaaataa includes the following:
- the LOC117782111 gene encoding bis(5'-nucleosyl)-tetraphosphatase [asymmetrical], which produces MGRRAAGFLLFRRLCGQIEYLLLKASYGDFHWSAPKGHVDPGEDDFTTALRETKEEAGYDEKDLIIYRDKQVTLNYEVKGKPKIVIYWLAELRNPNQPVILSEEHSELKWLAKDAAKDLAGFKDYQEMIDKFHAMILDMDK